In the genome of Deinococcus deserti VCD115, one region contains:
- the nirD gene encoding nitrite reductase small subunit NirD, producing MSLIMNSPAQQPSAAPLPRTRVCALSDILPGTGVCALVGGQQIAVFHVAGRVFALGNRDPYTGANVLSRGLTGSTQTGGMLRLKVTSPLLKHAFDLESGLSLDDPTVGVPVYPACIEGGEVWIGSEA from the coding sequence ATGTCCCTGATCATGAATTCCCCGGCGCAGCAGCCGTCCGCTGCTCCCCTGCCCCGCACGCGGGTGTGCGCACTGAGTGACATCCTTCCCGGCACCGGCGTCTGCGCTCTGGTCGGCGGCCAGCAGATTGCCGTGTTCCACGTGGCCGGGCGTGTGTTTGCCCTGGGCAACCGCGATCCGTACACCGGCGCCAATGTCCTGTCGCGCGGCCTGACCGGCAGCACACAGACGGGAGGCATGCTGCGCCTCAAGGTCACCTCGCCGCTGCTCAAGCACGCGTTCGATCTGGAAAGTGGCCTCAGTCTGGATGACCCGACCGTAGGGGTACCGGTGTACCCCGCATGCATCGAAGGAGGTGAGGTATGGATTGGTTCGGAGGCTTGA
- a CDS encoding molybdopterin oxidoreductase family protein: MVATSPYLPTVRTTCPYCAVQCNFDLHLEDNLPVRITPTRECPVAHGTVCKKGLAALHDVRHPDRLTQPLLRKGGELVAVSWTEALAYAREALAPAVQSCPDATGVFGSGSLTNEKTYLLGKFARLALRTANIDYNGRYCMASASTALNRTVGYDRGLGFPLEDIGTSDLILLVGANIAETLPPIMQYLKAARDRGALIYAIDPRATTTAKVAGQHLAIRPGSDAALALGVLHLMKIWGRIRPTAPAHGMAEVLWQAEAYRPARVARECGVSEAEIMTLAQRYAAAQRPLILTGRGAEQHAHGTDTVQALINLAFLTGHFGKPGAGYGTLTGQGNGQGGREHGQKTDQLPGARSLRNPEHRAEMAQVWGCLPGDLPQPGLSAQELLNACGQPGGIETLIVLGANPVVSAAGARQVTERLKALKHLIVIDFLPSETAQLATLVLPGSMWCEEEGTTTNLEGRVQRRRKAITAPGGAREDWRILCDLAQAAGRPEGFTYSTFRELQDEFFRATRGGQADYSGLSAERLDRASVQWPVPHPDSPGTPYAYAPTYPTPDRLATLHVPQLPPPAAPRLTLTLTTGRLGNQYQSGSQTRRNPALRADAAVQMHPDTAREHGLRAGEPVTLRTAHGETTLPVLLAPGIRPDTVFVPFHWPGTANLLTSPESLDPLSRMPAFKATAVTLHPAVVGAREPAPIRDTPGEIATPHPGVVMGM, translated from the coding sequence ATGGTTGCGACATCTCCCTATCTGCCCACCGTGCGCACCACCTGCCCGTACTGTGCTGTGCAGTGCAACTTTGATCTGCACCTGGAAGACAACCTGCCGGTCAGGATCACGCCGACGCGGGAATGTCCGGTGGCGCACGGCACCGTCTGCAAAAAAGGGCTGGCGGCTCTGCATGATGTGCGCCACCCTGATCGGCTTACTCAACCGCTGCTGCGCAAAGGCGGCGAGCTGGTGGCTGTGAGCTGGACCGAGGCGCTGGCCTACGCCCGAGAAGCCCTGGCGCCAGCGGTCCAGAGCTGTCCTGACGCCACCGGAGTCTTCGGCAGCGGCAGTCTGACCAATGAAAAAACCTACCTGCTGGGCAAATTTGCCCGTCTGGCCCTGCGTACAGCCAACATCGACTACAACGGGCGCTACTGCATGGCGTCGGCCAGCACGGCGCTCAACCGGACTGTGGGGTATGACCGGGGCCTGGGTTTTCCGCTGGAAGACATCGGCACCAGTGACCTGATTCTGCTGGTGGGCGCCAACATCGCGGAGACCCTGCCCCCGATCATGCAGTACCTCAAGGCCGCCAGGGACCGGGGCGCCCTGATCTACGCGATAGACCCGCGCGCCACCACAACCGCCAAGGTGGCCGGGCAGCATCTGGCCATCCGCCCCGGAAGTGACGCCGCGCTGGCCCTGGGCGTGCTGCACCTGATGAAAATCTGGGGCAGGATACGCCCCACTGCGCCGGCCCACGGTATGGCAGAGGTGCTGTGGCAGGCAGAGGCTTATCGTCCGGCGCGCGTGGCCCGGGAATGCGGTGTCAGTGAGGCGGAAATCATGACGCTGGCCCAGCGTTACGCGGCTGCCCAGCGGCCCCTGATCCTGACCGGGCGGGGTGCCGAGCAGCATGCCCACGGCACCGACACGGTCCAGGCCTTGATCAACCTGGCTTTTCTGACCGGGCATTTCGGTAAGCCCGGAGCGGGCTACGGCACCCTGACCGGCCAGGGCAACGGCCAGGGCGGGCGGGAACACGGACAGAAAACCGACCAGTTGCCCGGCGCGCGCAGCCTGCGAAACCCGGAGCACCGTGCCGAGATGGCGCAGGTCTGGGGCTGCCTGCCCGGGGACCTGCCGCAGCCGGGTCTCAGCGCCCAGGAACTGCTGAATGCCTGCGGGCAGCCGGGCGGAATCGAGACCCTGATCGTGCTGGGAGCCAACCCGGTTGTCAGCGCCGCCGGTGCCAGGCAGGTCACCGAACGTCTGAAGGCCCTGAAACACCTGATCGTGATTGATTTTCTACCCAGCGAGACCGCGCAGCTGGCCACCCTGGTGTTGCCGGGCAGCATGTGGTGCGAGGAAGAAGGCACCACCACCAACCTCGAAGGCCGGGTACAGCGGCGGCGCAAGGCCATCACGGCGCCGGGTGGAGCGCGTGAGGACTGGCGCATTCTGTGCGACCTCGCGCAGGCCGCCGGGCGCCCGGAGGGCTTTACCTACAGCACCTTCCGGGAGTTGCAGGACGAGTTCTTCCGGGCGACACGGGGTGGACAGGCCGACTACAGCGGCCTGAGCGCCGAGCGGCTCGACCGCGCCAGTGTCCAGTGGCCGGTGCCGCACCCGGACAGTCCCGGCACGCCCTACGCCTACGCACCGACCTACCCCACACCAGACCGGCTGGCCACCCTTCACGTACCACAACTGCCGCCGCCCGCAGCGCCGCGCCTGACCCTGACCCTGACCACCGGTCGCCTGGGCAACCAGTACCAGAGCGGTTCCCAGACCCGCCGCAATCCGGCACTGCGCGCAGACGCTGCCGTACAGATGCACCCTGACACGGCCCGCGAGCACGGTCTGCGTGCGGGCGAGCCGGTAACCCTGCGCACCGCCCATGGTGAAACCACCCTGCCGGTCCTGCTGGCTCCCGGCATACGTCCCGACACCGTGTTCGTGCCGTTTCACTGGCCAGGCACCGCCAACCTCCTGACCAGTCCTGAGAGCCTTGACCCGCTTTCGCGCATGCCCGCTTTCAAGGCGACAGCCGTGACTCTTCACCCGGCGGTCGTCGGCGCTAGGGAGCCTGCGCCCATACGGGACACTCCCGGTGAAATCGCCACGCCGCACCCCGGGGTGGTGATGGGCATGTGA
- the pyrR gene encoding bifunctional pyr operon transcriptional regulator/uracil phosphoribosyltransferase PyrR, whose product MSAPKATILTADEVRRAMTRIAHEIIERNKGAENLALIGIHTRGIPLAERLAAKLSELEGVDIPTGMLDITLYRDDLSEVAHQPIIRETQVPFDLGQRRVILVDDVLYTGRTVRAALDALIDLGRPVGIQLAVLVDRGHRELPIRADYVGKNLPTASSEVVKVKLHETDGVDSVELWDLEDLK is encoded by the coding sequence GTGAGCGCTCCCAAAGCGACCATTCTGACCGCCGATGAGGTCCGGCGGGCCATGACCCGCATCGCGCACGAGATCATCGAACGCAACAAGGGCGCCGAGAACCTTGCCCTGATCGGTATCCACACCCGTGGCATTCCGCTGGCGGAGCGCCTGGCCGCCAAGCTGAGTGAGCTTGAAGGCGTGGACATCCCCACCGGCATGCTGGACATCACGCTGTACCGTGACGACCTTTCGGAAGTGGCCCACCAGCCGATCATCCGTGAGACCCAGGTGCCCTTCGACCTGGGACAGCGCCGTGTGATCCTGGTGGACGACGTGCTGTACACCGGCCGCACCGTGCGCGCCGCGCTGGACGCTCTGATCGACCTCGGAAGACCGGTCGGTATTCAGCTGGCGGTGCTGGTAGACCGCGGACACCGCGAACTGCCCATCCGTGCTGACTACGTGGGCAAGAATCTGCCCACCGCCTCCAGTGAGGTCGTGAAGGTCAAGCTTCACGAAACGGACGGCGTCGACAGTGTCGAGCTGTGGGACCTGGAGGACCTCAAATGA
- a CDS encoding dihydroorotase — protein sequence MKELTIKNVRRAGSDTLESVTVENGVIKGWNLGDLGTVVDGQGGTVAPALIELHAHLREPGQTEKEDLASGLAAAAAGGYGTVVSMPNTRPVVDDPAIVRSLIEKADRLGFARLRPAAALTRGQKGEQLAELTALKEAGAAMFTDDGLTNENARTLRLGLEYAGSLGMVVSVHAEDATLRADGVMNEGPVSEALGLPGNPAAAEAARVARDVEIVAQTGARLHVQHLSTARALDIVRDAKRRGLPVTCEVCPHHLTLTDEKLRSFDAIYKVAPPLRTQADADHLLQGLLDGSVDCIATDHAPHTRAEKERDLLEAPSGIAYIELAFPLMWTRFGEQLGLERLLDLMTGAAARVMGWPEPTLEEGAPADLVVLDLETERTVEPATFKSKAKFTPWAGESLKGWPTLTVVNGKVAYQRQD from the coding sequence ATGAAGGAACTGACCATCAAGAATGTGCGCCGCGCCGGATCTGACACGCTCGAATCGGTGACCGTCGAGAACGGCGTGATCAAGGGATGGAACCTGGGCGACCTGGGCACAGTTGTTGACGGCCAGGGCGGCACGGTCGCCCCCGCCCTGATCGAACTGCATGCCCACCTGCGTGAGCCTGGGCAGACCGAGAAGGAAGACCTTGCCTCCGGACTGGCAGCGGCGGCGGCGGGCGGTTATGGAACCGTGGTTTCGATGCCCAACACCCGCCCGGTGGTGGACGACCCGGCCATCGTGCGATCACTGATCGAGAAGGCCGACCGTCTGGGCTTTGCGCGCCTGCGACCCGCTGCGGCCCTGACACGCGGACAGAAAGGCGAGCAGCTGGCGGAGCTGACCGCCCTGAAGGAAGCTGGCGCAGCCATGTTCACCGATGACGGCCTGACCAATGAGAACGCCCGCACGCTCCGCCTGGGCCTGGAGTACGCCGGCAGCCTGGGGATGGTCGTCAGCGTGCACGCCGAGGACGCCACGCTGCGGGCCGACGGCGTGATGAACGAGGGTCCTGTGTCTGAAGCGCTGGGCCTGCCGGGCAACCCGGCCGCTGCCGAGGCTGCCCGCGTGGCCCGGGACGTGGAAATCGTCGCGCAGACCGGCGCGCGGCTGCATGTGCAGCACCTGTCCACCGCCCGCGCCCTGGACATCGTGCGTGACGCCAAACGGCGCGGCCTGCCGGTCACCTGCGAGGTCTGCCCACACCACCTGACCCTGACCGACGAAAAGCTGCGGTCGTTCGACGCGATCTACAAGGTCGCGCCGCCCCTGCGCACCCAGGCCGACGCTGATCACCTGCTTCAGGGCTTGCTGGACGGCAGCGTGGACTGTATTGCCACCGACCACGCGCCGCACACGCGCGCCGAGAAGGAACGTGACCTGCTTGAAGCCCCCAGCGGCATCGCGTACATCGAACTGGCCTTCCCACTGATGTGGACCCGGTTCGGTGAGCAGCTGGGCCTGGAGCGTCTGCTGGACCTGATGACCGGTGCGGCCGCCCGTGTCATGGGCTGGCCGGAGCCGACCCTGGAGGAAGGTGCTCCAGCAGACCTGGTCGTACTGGATCTGGAAACCGAACGCACCGTGGAGCCCGCCACCTTCAAAAGCAAGGCGAAGTTCACTCCCTGGGCCGGGGAAAGCCTGAAAGGCTGGCCAACCCTGACGGTCGTGAACGGCAAAGTGGCGTACCAGCGCCAGGACTGA
- the nirB gene encoding nitrite reductase large subunit NirB, with amino-acid sequence MSTSPVPHLVIIGNGMVGHRLVDGLRAQVSGQELQITVISEESRLAYDRVQLSRHFDDPRPDLSLATEAGYAELEVQVVRGRADALDPAAKVVQVGTQQLAYDALVMATGSVPFVPPIAGRDAPGCFVYRTLDDLDAIRDAAQGARRGVVIGGGLLGLEAAGALRKLGLETHVVEFAPQLMPAQLDAEGGQTLQRIIEAKGIGVHTARATSAVATGMDDRVTGLVFTDGTALEADLVVFSAGIRPRDDLARACGLTVGERGGIQIDDSCRTSDPHIYAVGECALHGGRIYGLVAPGYQMARVAAAHLLADLGLGGDRTARFTGADLSTRLKLLGVEVGSFGDAHGRTPGARSVSLSDNVRGTYSKVVLSPDAQVLGGLLVGDTSRYGELLDLVLSGTPLQVPPETLIVPSLPAGAAAAPTNALVCSCENVRANALCAAVGQGARDVASLKECTGAGTGCGGCVPSLHSLLHQELTRLGETVTNHLCEHYPHSRQELFDLIRVRGYRTWDEVLRSHGHELGCEVCKPAVASILASLHGEHILNPAHAPLQDTNDAFLANIQKNGTYSVVPRVPGGEITADGLIAIGQVARKYGLYCKITGGQRIDLLGAQRDDLPAIWTELIAAGFESGHAYGKSLRTIKSCVGQTWCRYGVQDSTSLAVRLELRYRGLRSPHKLKSGVSGCTRECAEARSKDFGIIATEKGWNVYVGGNGGVTPKHAVLLASDLPEAEVITLLDRFLMFYIRTADRLQRTSTWLEQLDGGVEYLRGVLLEDRLGLCAELDEAMRQHVGTYRDEWATTLADPAQVARFRTFVNSDARDDGVQWVDERGQIRPADLHMLTPLPMAGGTD; translated from the coding sequence ATGAGCACATCGCCCGTCCCTCATCTCGTCATCATCGGAAATGGCATGGTCGGCCACCGTCTGGTGGATGGCCTGCGCGCGCAGGTCAGTGGCCAGGAACTGCAGATCACCGTCATCAGTGAAGAAAGCCGGCTGGCCTACGACCGTGTGCAGCTCAGCCGTCATTTCGACGACCCCCGCCCTGACCTGTCGCTGGCCACCGAGGCCGGGTATGCGGAACTGGAGGTTCAGGTTGTCCGTGGCCGTGCCGACGCGCTGGACCCCGCAGCGAAAGTGGTCCAGGTTGGCACGCAGCAGCTTGCGTATGACGCCCTGGTGATGGCGACGGGCAGCGTCCCGTTTGTTCCGCCCATTGCCGGGCGGGATGCACCGGGATGCTTCGTGTACCGCACGCTGGACGACCTGGATGCTATTCGGGACGCTGCTCAGGGTGCGCGCCGCGGCGTGGTGATTGGCGGTGGCCTGCTGGGGCTCGAGGCTGCCGGTGCCCTGCGAAAACTGGGACTGGAAACTCATGTGGTGGAGTTCGCGCCGCAGCTGATGCCTGCCCAGCTCGACGCTGAGGGCGGTCAGACCCTCCAGCGCATCATCGAGGCCAAGGGCATCGGCGTACACACTGCCAGAGCGACCAGTGCAGTTGCCACCGGCATGGACGACCGCGTGACAGGTCTCGTCTTTACAGACGGAACCGCGCTGGAGGCAGATCTGGTCGTGTTCTCAGCTGGCATTCGCCCGCGTGACGACCTGGCCCGTGCCTGCGGCCTGACCGTCGGTGAACGCGGTGGTATCCAGATTGACGACAGCTGCCGGACCAGCGATCCGCACATCTATGCGGTGGGCGAGTGCGCGCTGCATGGGGGCCGCATCTACGGGCTGGTGGCGCCCGGTTATCAGATGGCCAGAGTGGCGGCGGCGCACCTTCTGGCTGACCTGGGGCTGGGCGGCGACCGCACGGCGCGCTTTACCGGTGCCGACCTGAGCACCAGACTCAAGCTGCTGGGCGTGGAGGTCGGCAGTTTCGGGGACGCTCATGGCCGGACGCCCGGCGCGCGCAGCGTCAGCCTGAGCGACAACGTGCGCGGCACCTACAGCAAAGTGGTGCTCTCCCCTGACGCTCAGGTGCTGGGCGGCCTGCTGGTGGGCGACACTTCACGCTACGGCGAACTGCTGGACCTGGTGCTCTCGGGCACGCCGCTGCAGGTGCCGCCCGAGACGCTGATCGTGCCTTCCCTGCCCGCGGGGGCAGCCGCGGCGCCCACCAACGCCCTGGTCTGCTCCTGTGAGAACGTGCGTGCCAACGCCCTGTGCGCGGCTGTCGGTCAGGGCGCGCGGGACGTGGCCAGCCTCAAGGAATGCACCGGGGCCGGCACCGGCTGCGGCGGCTGCGTGCCCAGCCTGCACAGCCTGTTGCATCAGGAACTGACCCGGCTGGGTGAAACGGTCACCAACCATCTGTGCGAACACTACCCACATTCCCGGCAGGAACTGTTCGACCTGATCCGCGTGCGCGGCTACCGCACCTGGGACGAGGTACTCCGCAGCCACGGACACGAACTGGGCTGCGAGGTCTGCAAGCCCGCAGTGGCCAGCATCCTGGCCAGCCTGCATGGCGAGCACATCCTGAATCCCGCGCACGCGCCCCTGCAGGACACCAACGACGCCTTTCTGGCGAACATCCAGAAAAACGGCACGTATTCAGTCGTGCCGCGCGTGCCGGGAGGAGAGATTACTGCCGACGGCCTGATTGCCATCGGGCAGGTGGCCCGGAAATACGGCCTGTACTGCAAGATCACCGGCGGTCAGCGAATTGACCTGCTGGGCGCCCAGCGTGACGATCTGCCAGCCATCTGGACTGAGCTGATCGCCGCCGGTTTCGAAAGTGGGCACGCTTACGGCAAGAGCCTGCGCACGATCAAAAGCTGCGTGGGTCAGACCTGGTGCCGCTACGGCGTGCAGGACTCCACCAGCCTCGCCGTGCGCCTGGAGCTGCGTTACCGCGGACTGCGCAGCCCCCATAAGCTCAAATCCGGTGTTTCGGGCTGCACCCGCGAATGCGCCGAAGCCCGCAGCAAGGACTTCGGGATCATTGCCACCGAGAAGGGCTGGAATGTGTACGTGGGCGGCAACGGCGGCGTGACGCCCAAACACGCTGTGCTGCTGGCCAGTGACCTGCCCGAGGCTGAAGTCATCACCCTGCTCGACCGCTTCCTGATGTTCTATATCCGCACGGCCGACCGCCTGCAGCGCACCAGCACCTGGCTCGAACAGCTCGACGGCGGCGTGGAATACCTGCGTGGCGTGCTGCTCGAAGACCGGCTGGGCCTGTGCGCCGAACTGGACGAGGCCATGCGTCAGCACGTCGGCACCTACCGCGACGAGTGGGCCACCACCCTGGCCGACCCCGCGCAGGTGGCCCGCTTCCGCACCTTCGTGAACAGTGACGCCCGTGACGACGGCGTGCAGTGGGTCGATGAACGCGGTCAGATCCGGCCCGCCGACCTGCACATGCTCACGCCGCTGCCCATGGCGGGTGGTACCGACTGA
- a CDS encoding aspartate carbamoyltransferase catalytic subunit, which translates to MTPATSLTGPRPRHLLDFQGWTPERLNALLDNADTMAQVLDRPVKKVPALQGLTVCTAFFENSTRTRTSFELAARRMSADVMTFAAGSSSVSKGESLRDTMEVLTAYKVDAYIVRHHAAGAAHLVARYSGKPVINAGDGRRAHPTQALLDAYTIRQEYGSLEGKRVAIIGDVRHSRVARSNAELLPKLGAEVVLCGPATLLPRDLAALPGVTVTSDPREAVRGAHAVMALRLQQERMNGGFLASLQEYADTYQVNEALMQHAESGAIVLHPGPMNRDLEISSDAADGKRSRILKQVENGQAVRMSVLYHLLVGRE; encoded by the coding sequence ATGACCCCCGCTACTTCCCTCACCGGACCGCGCCCACGTCACCTGCTGGACTTTCAGGGCTGGACCCCGGAGCGCCTGAATGCGCTGCTGGACAATGCCGACACCATGGCTCAGGTGCTTGACCGGCCAGTGAAGAAGGTTCCGGCCCTGCAGGGCCTGACCGTCTGCACCGCTTTCTTCGAGAACAGCACCCGCACCCGCACCTCGTTTGAACTTGCCGCCCGGCGCATGAGCGCTGATGTCATGACCTTCGCGGCTGGCAGCAGCAGCGTCAGCAAGGGCGAGTCCCTGCGCGACACCATGGAGGTGCTCACCGCCTACAAGGTGGACGCCTACATCGTGCGCCATCACGCCGCCGGAGCTGCCCATCTGGTGGCGCGGTACAGCGGCAAGCCCGTCATCAACGCCGGGGACGGCCGCCGCGCCCACCCGACCCAGGCGCTTCTCGACGCCTACACCATCCGCCAGGAATACGGCAGCCTGGAAGGCAAGCGTGTGGCCATTATCGGCGACGTCCGTCACAGCCGCGTGGCCCGCAGCAACGCCGAGCTGCTGCCCAAACTGGGCGCCGAGGTCGTGCTGTGCGGCCCGGCCACTCTGCTGCCGCGTGACCTTGCCGCGCTTCCCGGAGTGACCGTGACCAGTGACCCGCGCGAAGCGGTGCGCGGCGCCCACGCGGTCATGGCCCTGCGCCTGCAACAGGAGCGCATGAACGGCGGCTTCCTGGCCAGCCTGCAGGAGTACGCCGACACCTATCAGGTGAATGAAGCGCTGATGCAGCATGCCGAGAGCGGCGCCATCGTGCTGCATCCCGGACCGATGAACCGCGACCTGGAAATCAGCAGCGACGCGGCCGACGGAAAGCGAAGCCGCATCCTGAAACAGGTCGAAAACGGCCAGGCCGTGCGGATGAGTGTGCTGTACCACCTGCTGGTGGGACGGGAGTGA
- a CDS encoding uroporphyrinogen-III synthase: MDWFGGLRVLSLESRRSEEMTTLIQKYGGIPTVAPSMREQKLDLTAALSRFEADLRAGEVHAVVCMTGVGTRMFLQDLLARDAETLARLQGVPFVVRGSKPAQALKTFGLSGISVPRPHTWHEVQDHLLQTLQAGQHAVMLEYGDAPPAAMLRTLAQAGIRVTSVPVYRCAFPADTLPLAHAIRDTVLFGQDVLLLSSGTQVLHLLKFAERLKLQDELRVALNRMVVVSIGPACSESAGELGIRIDLECNPHKMGILVRMAAEHAPGLLRQRLDRVS, encoded by the coding sequence ATGGATTGGTTCGGAGGCTTGAGGGTCCTGAGTCTGGAGTCCCGCCGCTCGGAGGAAATGACCACCCTGATCCAGAAGTACGGTGGTATTCCTACCGTGGCGCCCAGCATGCGCGAACAGAAGCTGGATCTGACGGCCGCCCTGTCACGGTTCGAGGCGGACCTGCGTGCCGGAGAGGTTCACGCGGTGGTCTGCATGACCGGCGTAGGAACGCGGATGTTCCTCCAGGACCTGCTGGCCCGGGACGCCGAAACACTGGCGCGGCTGCAGGGCGTGCCCTTTGTGGTGCGCGGCAGCAAGCCGGCGCAGGCACTCAAGACTTTCGGCCTGAGTGGGATCAGCGTGCCGCGTCCACATACCTGGCATGAAGTCCAGGACCATCTGCTGCAGACCCTGCAGGCTGGGCAGCACGCGGTGATGCTGGAGTACGGCGACGCGCCGCCAGCGGCCATGCTGCGCACCCTGGCCCAGGCCGGCATCCGGGTGACCAGCGTCCCGGTGTACCGCTGCGCCTTTCCCGCCGACACCCTGCCATTGGCCCACGCCATCCGCGACACGGTGCTTTTCGGGCAGGACGTGCTGCTGCTGTCCAGCGGCACCCAGGTGCTGCATCTGCTGAAGTTCGCCGAGCGCCTGAAGCTGCAGGATGAACTGCGCGTGGCCCTGAACCGTATGGTGGTCGTCAGCATCGGCCCCGCGTGCAGCGAGAGCGCCGGTGAACTGGGAATCCGCATCGATCTGGAATGCAATCCGCACAAGATGGGCATTTTGGTGCGCATGGCGGCGGAGCACGCTCCAGGTCTGCTGCGCCAGCGCCTGGACAGGGTGAGCTAG
- a CDS encoding MFS transporter codes for MAHAASADSGPRSAPLTAHARRVVMASTLGFTLMFAVWVMLAIVGLPIRKELGLSDAQFTLLTAIPVLTGSLLRLPAGLLADRYGGKSVFLGVTLLTAAFSLALAFVSSYGALLTLALGVGVAGVSFAVGNAWIAQWVPTARQGLALGTFGAGNAGASITKLLAPLLITLVPAGLLIPGGWHFVPFLFGVLLLASAVGIQRLTPADQPAPSGRTLADWLRPLGSAQVWRFGLYYVVFFGAYVALSLYLPKFYVDTYGVPLAQAGLLTALFIFPASLLRPLGGYLSDRFGPRGVTVASFAVMVLGLIPLLREQSLETLLVLSTVVGTGMGVGKASTYTLIAQWYPRDMGVVGGLVGLLGGLGGFILPLAFATLKPALGPQGAFVILLAVSALALVVFVASMLRLRALGLRPTFA; via the coding sequence ATGGCACACGCTGCTTCCGCTGACTCTGGCCCCCGTTCTGCACCCCTCACGGCCCATGCCCGCCGGGTGGTGATGGCCAGCACCCTGGGGTTCACACTGATGTTCGCCGTGTGGGTCATGCTGGCCATCGTCGGGTTGCCTATCCGCAAGGAACTGGGCCTCAGCGACGCCCAGTTCACCCTGTTGACCGCCATTCCGGTACTGACCGGGTCCCTGCTGCGCCTGCCGGCTGGGCTGCTGGCTGACCGCTACGGGGGCAAGAGTGTCTTTCTGGGGGTGACGCTGCTGACTGCCGCGTTTTCACTGGCGCTGGCTTTTGTCAGCAGCTACGGGGCGCTGCTCACACTGGCGCTGGGGGTTGGGGTCGCGGGGGTCAGCTTCGCGGTGGGCAACGCCTGGATCGCCCAGTGGGTGCCCACCGCCCGTCAGGGGCTCGCCCTGGGCACCTTTGGTGCCGGAAACGCCGGAGCCAGTATCACCAAACTGCTGGCTCCACTGCTGATCACGCTGGTCCCGGCCGGGCTGCTTATTCCTGGCGGATGGCACTTTGTGCCGTTCCTGTTCGGGGTGCTGCTGCTGGCTAGTGCGGTGGGCATCCAGCGGCTGACGCCAGCTGACCAGCCTGCCCCCTCGGGCCGGACCCTCGCCGACTGGCTGCGTCCGCTGGGCAGCGCGCAGGTGTGGCGGTTCGGGCTGTATTACGTGGTGTTTTTCGGGGCCTACGTGGCCCTGAGCCTCTACCTCCCGAAGTTCTATGTGGATACCTACGGCGTACCCCTGGCCCAGGCCGGGCTGCTGACCGCGCTGTTTATCTTCCCCGCCAGTCTGCTGCGGCCCCTGGGCGGCTACCTGAGTGACCGTTTCGGACCGCGCGGCGTCACGGTGGCGTCCTTTGCCGTGATGGTGCTGGGCCTGATTCCGCTGCTGCGTGAGCAGTCCCTGGAGACTCTGCTGGTGCTGTCCACCGTGGTCGGGACCGGGATGGGGGTGGGGAAGGCCAGCACCTATACGCTGATCGCCCAGTGGTACCCACGCGATATGGGGGTCGTAGGCGGACTGGTCGGGCTGCTGGGCGGCCTGGGTGGATTCATTCTGCCCCTGGCCTTTGCCACCCTGAAACCTGCTCTGGGACCGCAGGGCGCCTTCGTGATTCTGCTGGCAGTCAGCGCCCTGGCCCTGGTTGTTTTTGTGGCCAGCATGCTGCGCCTGCGGGCCCTGGGGCTCCGGCCCACTTTCGCCTGA